ATCAGGCTACCCAGTGCTGATATTGCAGCAACAGCGGCATACTCATAAGGCGCATTGTCCATACGCTGAACAACGTCTGTTAACCAGCCTGACAATTCATCGGGCAACATATCCGGTGTAATGGGCTTAACAGGTAACAGATCATTCCTGATTGGCTTCAGTTCAGGCCACTCAATAACGGGTTGTCCTGCTGCCTGCCGGATAGCTTCCTGAATGTTGACGGGGTTCATTACTGTTACTTTCGGGTCGTCACACATTGCCATGCCTAAGCCCTCCATTGGCAAGGTAGTAATCGGAAAAGTCAGCCCCGTTGCTGCTGTTCTGCATTGCAGGCGGTAGCATGATCAAAGCCCCTACGGACTGCGCAGCTTTCATTGCGTCGGTCAGTCCGGGGTTGTCTGGTTGGTGGGTGTCGTTGTCGGCTGCAATGATCAACCGGCTATCAGGGTTCTGTTCGCTGGCGATCCGGGCAACGCCTTCAAGGTTGCCTTTACCCATAGAGGAATAAACCCTTATGGTTTCCCTTTCCATCAGGTACAAGCTTGCCCCTGTTGCCCAGCCTTCACAGATGTACACTGTCCAGCTTTCATCACCAAAGCGGTGATATACATTCGTCCTCAATCCGTCCTCAAGGCCAAACTTAAAACCATCGGGTTTGATCTTCTCCACGTTCACCAGCTTGTGACCTCTGGCAAACAATGGAATCAGTAACAGGTTTCCATCCTGCCTGAGATTCATTGGTGGTAATTGCTTTCGAACCAAGTACGGGTGATTCGGGTCTGCCGGTAAAGCCTTGCCCAGAATAGACGGCACGGTATCGGCTACCTGCTCCTGTCGTTTCTTTTTCTGTTCGGCCTCCTGTTGCCTTCTGGCTTCCTGCTCCTGCCGTCTGGCTTCCATGCTGGCAGTTATACGGGCTTGATCTGCAAGGGCTTCAGCTTCATTGCGGTATGACCTGCGCTCAATACCCAGCCACCTTGCAACCTGATCAACCGCATCAGGAAAACGACACTCCTGCATTTTCATAATCAGGCTAAACCCGTCGCCTGCTCCGCAATGCCTGCAAAAGTAATTGCCGTTGTCTGCACTCTTGAACTCGTACCGGTCGCGCCCTCCACAATGAGGGCACGGGATATTGCGCTTACGTGGGTTGACCTCGTTATCAGTCAGCCCACACAGCGATTGAAGAATACCGTCCCACTGTCCACCAGCGGCAAGCTTTACCTGTTCAGTGAATACCTGTGCTTTCACTGGAAAACCTCCATTGCCTTCACTCCGTCCATTCGTCGTCACAATCTGACGGGAAGTACATGCTGATTCCCTGAGTGACTGCGCATAGTTTCCTGACTGTGGAGTGACAAACCCTTAGTGATAAAGCTTCCTCACTGGTTAGCTTTCTGATCTGGCCTTCTGACTCCAGTACCTTTGCGGTTGCGTCCAACTGTTCAGCAATTCGACTCAGCGCAATGATCGGATCATTGGAAGCACTGTATAAACGCTCCAAGTCATCGACCTTTTGAATGGTTGGGGTTGCTGGCTGTTCAACAATCACACTCGGCTTTTCAGCTTCAAGCGTGTCATTGCTCCGATGAAGAACTTCACGGGCTTTTTGTAACCAACGGTTGCCACTGGCAAGGCGGTAAGGGTTTCTGATCCTGAAACGGCGGTTGGTTCCTCTCAGTGCTACATTGCTCATGCTGCTCCCCTCCCGGTATTCCATCCACACACAACAGCGTTCAGCCTGTGGGCTTCCTTTCTGGCTGCATTGCGGGAGTTGAACGACAAGGTAATGTAACCACGTACACGACGGTCACAAAGGCGGGGTGATTGGCCTTCCAGTAAGGCGAGACGGTAAGTAGCCATAGGGCAGTCTCCTTTGAGTTTGGAGCCTGTCACCCAGTGCGAGAATACTGATATGGCGACAGGACTGAAGGGGTTCTCACCACCGGCCTCAAAGGATACCGGCCTACCCGAAGGTAGCCCCTTCAGCCCCGTCATTACATGGGTATGCTGAAGTAATACGCAACAAAAAAGCCGCTCTGCTGGCGACTGCTGCGCCTTTGAGAATACCGGGGTGAGAGTCCGGGTTCCTGATTTTGCAGGAACACTGTTAACGTTAGCGCAACGTTTTATTGCTGGCAATACCTTAACATTCCTTAACTTCTGCCTGCATCGTGAATACTGCTGATTGACGGCAAGCCGTTGAGCCTGCCGATTGATTGCCTGAATCATGTTTGCTGTCCGTTGTCGTCTTCCAGTGCGTTTACTTCCTGCCGCTCTGGTGGTTTGTTCCTGAATGGCAAGGCGGTACTTCACGCCCTGCCATTGTTGCCGGTGTTTAGTGCTGGCTACCAAGCAAACGAATCTTTCTCAGGATGTTGTAGCGTTTGGCTTTGGCCTGCTTCCACTTCTCGGCAAGTACTTCTGTTTTCTGGCAACGTGGGCAGTGTTCGCCCTGCCGATCTCTGCATGTCTTGGACTGATCTGCTGTTACCTGCTCGCAATCCTGCCGTGAAGGAAACTGTTCTTTCAGCTTTGAAAGCTTCTGCTCGATCTTTGCCAGTTCACGGGAGAGGTGAAGGGCTTTCTTTTCAGGGGTGACACGAACGGTCATTGATACGGTTTTCATTCTGCTTATCCTTGCCTGATTATTTAAGAGGGTTTTTCAGGGGTAGCTACCCTGTATGTTTTTTATTTTCCGGTTCGTCATTGGCTGCAAACTGTTCCACCAGCATTGCAGCCAGATTCACAGTTAAGTGATTGCTTCCACGCTTTAGCCGACACTGGTTTAACAAGCTGAGTGCCTGCTCTGCTGTCTTCCTGTTCGGTAGCCAATAGCGGTTGAATTGCGCCTTACTGCCATCGTGCCGGGTGTAAGGATCGGGAGAGCGAGCAATGGTAATGCCTGCTTTTTGCAGCCTCGACACATCGGTATTCAGGCAACTGCTCCAGAACAAGCCGGGTTGGTGTTTGAAGTGATAGCCTTGATGCGGGCTGGCTACTTCAATTTGCCTTAAACCTTCCCTGCCAGATTCCAGAAAGGCATACAGGCAGTTTTCTAACTTAGTGGGTTGCTTCATAATGGGTTGTCCTTTCCTGTGCTGTACGGGCTCTTCAGTGGCGACTGATAGCCCGTTACCTTCCTGCTCAATCGTTGGCTGCTTTTCGCTGCTGCTCCCATTCCTCCAATTCAGTGATTTTCCAGCGAGCGCAACGAATCCCCATTGAATACGACTTGGGGAACTGTATGTCTTCGTCGTTCATCCAGCGGTAAAGGGTGGTGTTACCAATCCCGTAGC
Above is a window of Endozoicomonas montiporae CL-33 DNA encoding:
- a CDS encoding primase-helicase zinc-binding domain-containing protein gives rise to the protein MKAQVFTEQVKLAAGGQWDGILQSLCGLTDNEVNPRKRNIPCPHCGGRDRYEFKSADNGNYFCRHCGAGDGFSLIMKMQECRFPDAVDQVARWLGIERRSYRNEAEALADQARITASMEARRQEQEARRQQEAEQKKKRQEQVADTVPSILGKALPADPNHPYLVRKQLPPMNLRQDGNLLLIPLFARGHKLVNVEKIKPDGFKFGLEDGLRTNVYHRFGDESWTVYICEGWATGASLYLMERETIRVYSSMGKGNLEGVARIASEQNPDSRLIIAADNDTHQPDNPGLTDAMKAAQSVGALIMLPPAMQNSSNGADFSDYYLANGGLRHGNV
- a CDS encoding helix-turn-helix transcriptional regulator, with the protein product MTNTNLQTYLTRKEVLTRYGIGNTTLYRWMNDEDIQFPKSYSMGIRCARWKITELEEWEQQRKAAND